TTTGATATACTCGAATCGCATGAAGCGGAGGAAGGATCGGCCGCCGCGGAGTCGAGCGCGGACCAGGTCGAGCGCCAGCAGACCCTGGCCCTGATCGAGGCGGAGGTACAAAAACTGCCCGCGCGTCAACGGGAAGCGTTCCTTATGCGTTATTGGCAGGACATGGACGTGGCTGAAACGGCCGAAGCGATGGGGTGTTCAGAAGGCAGCGTCAAGACACACTGTTCGCGGGCGACCCATACCCTCGCCGAATCGCTGAAAGCCAAGGGATTAAAATTATGAATACCGACGACATCAATTTCGCGTACAAAGTACGCCATGCGCTCAACGACAACCTGGACAATCTGCCGGCATCGACGGCCGATCGCCTCGCTTCGGCCCGCAAGCTGGCCGTTTCCCGCAAAAAGGCGCACGCGCCCGTCAAGGTATCCCAGCGCGTCCTGGCCGGCAATATCGGTTCGTTCTTCTCGTTTTCCTCGCTCGGCCGCGCCGGCGTGGTGATCCCGCTGCTGGCCCTGGTGGCCGGCCTGGCGGGCGTGTACCAATACGAAGAAGAGAAGCATATCGCCGAAATCGCCGAACTCGATGCCGCCGTGCTGTCCGACGAACTGCCCCTGACCGCCTACCTGGATCACGGTTTCAACGCCTACCTGGCGCAGCGCGGTCAATAAGGTGGCGCGCGATTTGTTGATGTCCTCTTTGAAATCGGCGGCCGTGTTCGCGCTGGCCGCCACCGTCGCCTCGTTCGCCGGCGCCCAGGCGCCAGTCGCCGCCCCGTCCCCCGCCCCTGCTGCCGCCGTCAAGACGGCTCCAGCGAAAGCGCTCGACAAGCCGCTGTGGGCGAGCCTGTCGCCCGCGCAGAAAGTCGCGCTCGAGCCGCTGGCCGTTGAATGGGACAAGATGGAAGGCGTGCGCAAGCACAAGTGGCTGGAAATCGCCAACCGCTTTTCCTCGATGAAGCCGGATGAGCAGGCCCGCATGCACGAAAAAATGCGCGAGTGGGTCCAGATGACTCCCGAGCAGCGCCGCCTGGTGCGCGAGAACTACACGCGCGCCAAGCGGATCGATGCAACGCAGAAGTCCGAGCAGTGGGAAAAATATCAGCAGCTGCCGGAAGAACAGAAGCAAAAGCTCGCCGCCGAAGCGGCCGCCGCGCGCACCAAGAAGCAGCTGACCAACCTGCCGCCGCCGGCGCAGGCGGGCGCAAAGACGGTCGCGCCGATCAAGCGTTCGGTGCCGCCGGCAGCTGCCTGCCCGGCCGGCACCATGATCAATACTGCCGCCTCGACGCCGCCGTGCGTCGCCGCGCCGGCCACTCCACCGCCGGGTTCGCCGGCCGCACCAGCGCCAAATGTCAAATAGCAAGCCGCCGATCGCCACGCCCACCGTCAAACGCCGTCTGATCTCCATGGTATATGAAGCCTTCCTGCTGACCGCAGTGGAGGCCTTGGCAATCTTCATTTATCTCGTCGCGACGCGCCTGCAGCACACGCCGGCGATCGACCACGGCCGCAACGCCGTGTTCTTCCTGGTGGCCGCGGCGTACTTCATCCACGCGTGGTCGGGCAGCGGGCATACGCTGGCCATGAAGACCTGGCGCATCAAGGTGGTCAAGCTGGGATACGCGAAGGTGCCACTGCGCGCGGCGGCGATCCGCTACCTGATGGCGTGGGGATGGTTCCTGCCGGCGCTGGTGGTGTGCTACGTGTTCGGGCTGAAGACCACCGGACAGGTGGGGAGCGCGATTGCCATCGGCGCCGTGGCGTGGGGACTGACGGCGTTCCTCGACAAGGACCGGCAGTTCTTGCACGATAAGGTTGCGGGGACGCGGCTGATTCAGCTGCCGAAGGCTAACGCTAATTCAGTATAGGCTCCTGCCTTCGCAGGAGCGACGGTTTCAAGGTTGTCGTTCCTGCGAAGGCAGGAACCCATACCGAGCGTGCTTAGAAGCGCTCGTACTCGTGCAGATAGCGCCACTGCCCCACCGGCAGGCTGGCCATCGAAATCCGGCCCACGCGAATCCGCCGCGTCGACACAATATTCAGTCCCACCATCCGGCACATGTGCAGCAGCTGCCCCGGCTTGATGCCCTTGCCCGCAAACCGCAGGCGCGTCTCGTTCTGCCAGCTGGCCTTCATCGGCGGGATCTCCTTGCCGTTGAACGAGAGCCCATGATTGAGCAGCGCCAGCCCGCCTTCGCGGATATCGCCCGCCACTTCGACGATGAACTCCTGCTCGACGCGAACGCCCTCGGTGACCAGCTTGCGCGCCACGCGGAAGTCCTGCGTGTACACCACCAGTCCGCTGGCCTTGGCGTCGAGCGGCGTCGCCAGGGTCAGGTGGGCCAGGTGACGCTTGAGGAAGCGCTGGTTGCCGTGATCGGCCGGCAGCAAGGTCTCGGCCGACAGCAGCTTCACCGCCTCTTCCGCATCCACGCCCGCCGGCTTGTTCAGCAGGATCGTCACTGGCGCCAGATCGAGCAGCGTGGCGTCCGGATGCAGCACCACTTCCTGCTCGTCCGCCACGCGGGCGCCCGCCTCCTCGACCACCGCGCCATCGACGATGACCCAGCCTCCGGCGATGTATTTGTCCGCTTCGGCGCGCGAGCACGGCACCATTTCGGCGACGCGCTTGGCGAGGCGGATTGTGTTATCGGTCATTGCTTGGAGCGCCAGTCTTTGAAAAATGCGGTGAATACGGCGATCACTTTTTCGACATCGGCGGCGCTGATGTTGATGTGGGTGACCAGGCGCGTGTGCTGGCCGACGGTGGCGCGGATGCGCTCGCGCGTGAGCGTCTCGCGCAACTCGTCCACCGCCGCCGGTGGCACTTCGACGTAGAAGATGTTGGTTTGCGGCGTGGCGACCTTCAGGCCTTCGATCTCTTTCAGGCCGGCGGACAGCCGCGCCGAATTGGCGTGGTCGTCGGCCAGGCGCTCGACGTTGTGCTCGAGCGCGTACAGGCCGGCCGCGGCGAGGATGCCGGCCTGGCGCATGCCGCCGCCCAGCATCTTGCGCCAGCGCTTGCCCTGCTCGATGAAGGCCTTCGGCCCGAGCAGCACGGAGCCGACCGGCGCGCCGAGGCCCTTGGACAGGCACACCGACACGGTATCGAATCCCTTGACCGCGTCGCGCAGGCTGATGCCCTGCTTGACGGCCGCATTGCAGATGCGCGCGCCGTCGAGGTGCGTGGCCAGGCCGCGCTCGTGCGCAAACGACGTCGCCTGCGCCATGTACTCCTGGCCGAGCACACGGCCGCCGATGGTGTTCTCCAGCGCCAGCAGGCGGGTGCGCGCGAAGTGCATGTCGTCCGGCTTGATGTAGGCGGCGATGTCGACCAGCGCGATCGAGCCGTCTGGCTGGTTGGCGATCGGCTGCGGCTGGATGCTGCCCAGAACCGCGGCGCCGCCGCCTTCGTACTTGTAAGTGTGCGCTTCCTGGCCGACCAGGTACTCGTCGCCGCGCGCGCAGTGCACCAGCAGCGCGATCAGGTTGCTCTGCGTGCCGGACGGCGCGAACAGGCCGGCTTCGTAGCCGAACATCTGCGCCGCGGTGTCCTGCAGGCGGTTGACGGTCGGGTCGTCGCCGTAGACGTCGTCGCCGACGGGCGCCGCTTCCATCGCGGCGCGCATTGCGTCCGACGGTTGGGTGACGGTGTCGCTGCGCAGGTCGATCCAGTGTTCGCTCATGGTCATTGTGCCGTGGTCAGTTGTTCGGTATAGAAACGCTGGCCCATTTCTTCGAGGCCCAGCGTGGACAGGACTTCCTGCAGGCGCTCGCTCGGGCGCTTGCGCGGCAGGTTTTTGTAGCTGGCGATGATCAGCTCATTTTTCATCGAGTGCTCCCAGCCCACCAGTTCGGTCACGTTGACCTGGTAGCCGTGCGCTTCGAGCTGCAGGCAGCGCAGTACGTTGGTCACCTGGCTGCCGAATTCGCGCGTGTGCAGCGGGTGGCGCCAGATTTCGGTGAGCGCGCTGCGGCCCAGGTCCTTGCCCTTGTTCTTTTTCAGGACGGTCGCGACTTCGGCCTGGCAGCACGGCACCAGCACCATGAACTTCGCCTTCTTCTTCAGCGCGAAGTCGATGGCGTCGTCGGTCGCCGTGTTGCAGGCGTGGAGCGCCGTGACGATGTCGATGCGGTCCGGCAGCTGGCTCGACGTGGTGGACTCGGCCACCGACAGCGGCAGGAAGGACATGCCGGGAAAGTCGAGTCGCTTGGCCAGCTCTTCCGACTTGGCGACCAGTTCCTCGCGCGTTTCGATGCCGTAGATGTGCGAGCCGCCCGGCAGGTTCTTGAAGAACAGGTCGTACAGGATGAAGCCCAGGTAGGACTTGCCGGCGCCGTGGTCGACCAGCGACACGTCCGGATGGTCCTGCTGGATCTCGCGGATCAGGGGCTCGATGAACTGCACCAGGTGATAGACCTGCTTGAGCTTGCGGCGGCTGTCCTGATTGAGCTTGCCGTCGCGCGTGAGGATGTGCAGTTCATGCAGCAGCGCGACCGACTGGCCGGGACGCACTTCCGGCGGCAGCTCGATCGCTTTCGGGTCAGCGCGCTTCATCGATCCACGCCGCCTGGATTGCTTCCAACACCTTCTCGCCGCCACGGGTGTGGTCGTCGTCGAAGCCGTCCAGATCGACGACCTTGTTGTGCAGGTCGACGAAACGGATCTGCGCCGGATCGGTATCCGGATATTTGTCGTACAGCGCTTCGGCGATCGCCGAGATGTCACTCCATTTCATGTCAATGGTTCTTTTCGGCGGCGTGGTTGATCGTGTATTTCGGGATCTCGACGACCAAGTCTTCGGAGTCGACGATTGCCTGGCACGACAGGCGCGACACGGCTTCGAGGCCCCAGGCCTTGTCGAGCATGTCTTCTTCTTTTTCTTCCGGCTCGTTGAGCGAGTCGTAGCCCTCGCGCACCAGCACGTGGCAGGTGGTGCAGGCGCAGACGCGGTCGCAGGCGTGTTCGATGTCGATGTCGTTCTCGAGCAGGACGTCGCAGACCGATTTGCCTTTCGGCGCCTCGAGGACGGCGCCATCAGGGCAGAAAACAGGATGGGGAAGAATGACGATTTGCGGCACGGGATTTACCTTTTAAATATTCGGGATTCAGACTTCGTCGAGCGTTTTGCCGGCCAGCGCGCTGCGCACGCTCTGGTCCATGCGGCGCGAGGCAAATTCCTCGGTGCCGTGCGCCAGCGCGTCCACCGCGGCGTGCAGCGCAGCCTGGGCGGCCGGCACGTCGGCCGGCTGGCCGGTGGTCGCCTTCACGGCTTCGCGCACCGCGTCCATCAGCTTGGCGATGTCGGCCATTTCGGCTTCGGTCAGCAGGGCGGCGTCGGTGTCCAGCGCCGACTGCGTGGCCAGCAGGATGCGCTCGGCCTCGACCTGCTCTTCGCGAAGCGCGCGCATGACCATGTCGTCCTTGGCCGAGCTGTACGAGTCCTGCAGCATGCGCGCCACTTCGTCGTCGGCCAGGCCGTACGACGGTTTGACCGTGATGTGCGCTTCCACGCCGGAGCGCGTTTCACGCGCCGACACCGACAGCAGACCGTCGGCATCGACCTGGTAGGTGATGCGGATGCGCGCGGCGCCCGCGACCATCGGCGGAATGCCGCGCAATTCGAATTTCGCCAGCGAGCGGCAGTCGGACACCAGCTCGCGCTCGCCCTGCATCACGTGCACCGACAGTGCGGTCTGGCCGTCCTTGAAGGTGGTGAACTCCTGGGCGCGCGCGCACGGGATCGTCGAATTGCGCGGGATGATCTTCTCGACCAGTCCGCCCATCGTCTCGATGCCGAGCGACAGCGGAGTCACGTCGAGCAGCAGCCAGTCGTCGCCGGCGGCGCGGTTACCGGCCAGCAGGTTGGCCTGGATGGCGGCGCCCAGCGCGACGACCTTGTCCGGGTCGATGTTCGCGTGCGGGATGGTCTTGAAAAATTCGCTGACCGCGCGGCGCACGTGCGGCATGCGCGTGGCGCCGCCGACCATCACCACGCCATCGACGTCGTCCACCGACACCGAGGCGTCGCGCATGGCCTTCTTGATCGCGTTCATGGTCTTGGCGACCAGGTGCTTCGTCATATCGGCGAAGTCCTCGGCGGTCACTTGCAGGTGAACGATTTCGCCGGAGTTGAGGATCGCGTCGACGGTGGTGAAGCCATTGGTCGACAGCAGCTCCTTGGCCTGGCGCGCTTTCACCATCAGGATTGCGGTGTCCTCGTCGGACAGCGGCGCCAGCTTGGCGTGCTCGGTGATCCAGCAGAACAGGCGATGATCGAAGTCGTCGCCGCCGAGCGCGGAGTCGCCGCCCGTGGACAGCACTTCGAACACGCCCTTGGACAGCTTGAGGATGGAAATGTCGAAGGTGCCGCCGCCCAGGTCGTAGACCGCGTAGATGCCTTCGGAGCCGTGATCGAGGCCGTAGGCGATCGCAGCGGCGGTCGGCTCGGACAGCAGGCGCAGCACGTTCAGGCCGGCCAGCTGGGCCGCGTCCTTGGTGGCCTGGCGCTGGGCGTCGTCGAAGTAGGCCGGCACGGTGATGACGGCGCCAACCAGCTCGTCGCCGAGCGAGTCTTCGGCGCGCTGGCGCAGCGTGGCGAGGATCTGGGCCGAAATCTCGACCGGGCTTTTCACGCCGGCGACGGTGCGCAGCTGCACCATGCCGGGCGCATCCTGGAAATCGTAGGGCAGGTTTTCGGCGTGGGCGATGTCGGCCAGGCCGCGGCCCATGAAGCGCTTGACCGAAACCACGGTGTTCTTCGGGTCGGTGGTCTGGTGCGCCTGCGCCTTGTAGCCGATGTTGGCGTGGCCGTTGGCCAGGTAGCGCACCACCGACGGCAGCAGCGGGCGGCCGTCTTCATCGCTCAGGACCTCGGGGATGCCGCTGCGGACCGTGGCGACCAGCGAGTTGGTGGTGCCCAGGTCGATGCCGACCGCCAGCCGGTGCTGGTGGGGCGCGGTGGACATGCCGGGTTCGGAGATTTGGAGTAAGGCCATAGGTTTTGATCTGTCTTTATTATTTTTCGGGGCGACGGCAAATAGTCTGTTGCGGCTTTGGATGCTCAGTATGGGTTCCTGCCTGCGCAGGAACGACGGTTTTTCAGCCGGCGGCCGTTAGACCGTCGCTCCTGCGCAGGCAAGAGCCCATGCTGAATGTGCGTTCACTTAGGCGTCAATCGCCTCGAAGGCGTAGTGGACTTCTTCGCCGAATTTGTCGAGGAACATGAGCGCTCGCACCGTTTGCGCGGCCGGCTCGAAATTGCCCGCGTCGAGTTCATGGCCCACCTGCGCCAGCCGCGACTTGCGCTCCTGCTTGACCTGCTCATCGAGCGCATCGAGTGCTTCGACGTTCTTCTCCGCCCTCGCCTCGCCCAGCGCTTCGCGCCATTCCATCTGCTGCATCAGGAAGTCCATCGGCATCGCCGTGTTCGATTCCGTCTGCAAATCGACGCCGTTGATCTCGCACAGATAGCGCGCGCGCTTTTGCGGGTTCTTCAGCGTCTGGTAGGCCTCATTGGCGCGCGTGGCCCACTGCATCGCGACACGCTTTTCGGCGTCGGTCGCGTTGATGAAGCGGTCCGGGTGCACCTGCCCCTGCACGTCGCGATAGGCCGCGTCGAGCGCGCCCATGTCGATCGAAAAGCGCGCCGGCAGGTGGAACAGGTCGAAGTGGTTCTGCATTGCGGTCAGATACGGAAGCTTTCGCCGCAGCCGCATTCGTCCTTGACCTGCGGATTGTTGAAGCGGAAGCCTTCGTTCAGCCCTTCGCGGGTGAAATCGAGCTCGGTGCCGTCGATGTACGGCAGGCTTTTCGGGTCGACGAAGACCTTCACGCCATGCGACTCGAAGACCTGGTCTTCGGCGGCCGATTCATCGACGTACTCAAGCTTGTACGCGAGACCGGAGCAGCCGGTCGTGCGCACGCCGAAGCGCAGGCCGATGCCCTTGCCGCGGCGCTCGATGTAGCGGTTGATGTGCTTCGCCGCTTTTTCGGTCAGTGTGATTGCCATGTATTCCTCCAGCCCTCTCAGGCGGCGGTCGGGTGCTTGGTCTTGTAGTCCAGCACGGCAGCCTTGATCGCGTCTTCGGCGAGGATCGAGCAGTGGATCTTCACCGGCGGCAGCGCCAGTTCTTCGGCGATTTCGGTGTTCTTGATCGACAGCGCCTGGTCCAGCGTCTTGCCCTTGACCCATTCGGTCACCAGCGAGCTCGATGCGATGGCCGAACCGCAGCCGTAGGTCTTGAACTTCGCGTCTTCGATCAGGCCATCGGCGCCGACCTTGATCTGCAGTTTCATGACGTCGCCGCAGGCCGGCGCGCCGACCATGCCGGTGCCGATGGTTTCGTCGCCCTTGTCGAAGGCGCCGACGTTACGTGGATTTTCGTAGTGGTCCAACACTTTGTCCGAATATGCCATGGTGATGCTCCTAATTTGAATACGGTGTTAGTGGGCTGCCCATTGGATCGACGCGATGTCGATGCCTTCTTTGAACATATCCCACAGGGGCGACAGTTCGCGCAGTTTGTGGACCTTCGACTTGAGCAGGTCCACCGCGAAATCGATGTCGGCTTCGGTCGTGAAACGGCCGATGGTAAAGCGGATCGAGCTGTGCGCCAGTTCGTCGCTGCGGCCCAGGGCGCGCAGCACGTACGATGGTTCCAGGCTGGCCGAGGTGCAGGCCGAACCGGACGACACGGCCAGGCCCTTGATCGCCATGATCAGGGACTCGCCTTCGACGTAGTTGAAGCTCACGTTCAGGTTGTGCGGCACGCGGTGTTCCATGTCGCCGTTGATGTAGACCTCTTCGATTTCCTGCAGGCCCTTGGCCAGGCGGTCGCGCAGCGCCTTGATGCGGACGATTTCGGTGTCCATCTCTTCGCGTGCGATGCGGAAGGCTTCGCCCATGCCGACGATCTGGTGGGTCGGCAGCGTGCCCGAGCGCAGGCCGCGCTCATGGCCGCCGCCGTGCATCTGCGCTTCCAGGCGCACGCGCGGCTTGCGGCGCACGTACAGGGCGCCCACGCCTTTCGGGCCGTAGGTCTTGTGCGCGGTGAAGGTCATCAGGTCGACCTTGCTGTTGGCCAGGTCGATCTTGACCTTGCCGGTCGCCTGCGCGGCGTCGCAATGGAAGATGATGCCCTTCGAGCGGCACAGCGCGCCGATTTCGTCGATCGGCTGGATCACGCCGATCTCGTTATTGACCAGCATGACCGACACGAGGATGGTATCCGGGCGGATTGCCGCTTCGAGCTGGGCGATGGTGATCAGGCCGTTGTCCTGCGGTTCGAGGTAGGTCGCTTCGAAGCCGACGCGCTCGAGTTCGCGCACGGTGTCGAGCACCGACTTGTGCTCGGTCTTGACCGTGATGATGTGCTTGCCTTTAGTCTTGTAGAACTGCGCGGCGCCCTTGAGCGCGAGGTTGTTGCTTTCGGTCGCGCCCGAGGTCCAGATGATTTCGCGCGGGTCGGCGCCGACCAGTTTCGCCACTTCGGCGCGCGCTTCCTCGACGGCCGCTTCCGCGGTCCAGCCGTACATGTGACTGCGCGAGGCCGGATTGCCGAACTGCTCGCGCAGGTAGGGAATCATCTTGTCGGCCACGCGCGGATCGATCGGCGTGGTGGCCGAATAATCCATGTAGATCGGGAAATGCGGAGCGGTCACGAAAGTGTGCTCGAGGTTTTTGTCCAAAGGCGCGTTCATCAAATCACTCCAATATGCTTCAATCTTGTCCAACGGCGGCGGCGTTGCGGTGCAGCACCACGACTTGTTCCGAATTCTTGTGCTTCTGCTGGTCGACCAGGTCTTGCAGGGAGACCGAGTCGAGGTAATCGACCATCTTTTCGTTGAGCGTGGCCCACAGATCGTGGGTCATGCAGCGCGTTCCGGTGGCGGCGTCGGCGCCGTGGCAGGTTTCCTTGCCGCCGCACTGGGTCGCGTCGAGCGGCTCGTCGACAGCGATGATGATGTCGGCCACCGTCACCTTGTCGGCCTTGCGCGCCAGACTGTAGCCGCCGCCCGGGCCGCGGATCGATTCGACGATCTCGTGGCGGCGCAGCTTGCCGAACAGCTGTTCGAGGTAGGACAGCGAGATCGCCTGGCGCTGGCTGATGCCCGACAGCGTGACGGGGCCCTTGCCCGAACGCAGGGCAAGATCGATCATCGCGGTAACTGCAAAACGGCCTTTAGTGGTCAGACGCATCTCAACCCCGGGGTCAACAAATGGTAAAATATTGCCTTCGTTCAATCAGCCTTTGCTGCACTGCATATGGCCTGATTAGTTGAACGATTTAGTCAAGTATACCAAAATCGACAGGTCTTGTCTTGGAGACCCCGGTTTCCGCTAGCGGGCGCGCAGCAGGCGCATCGGGCCGAACAGGCCCTGCATTCCTTCATGCGTAATGAATGACAAGTTGTACGGATGCTCGGAGCACAGTTGCTCGAGGTTCGCGCATTCCGGCAGCTTTTTCAGCTGTTCGGCGATTTTCCCCCATAACACCAGCTTGGCGCCGGTGCCTTCCAGAGCGGCCAGGACCGTCTGCAGGAAGGGCAGCCAGGCGCGCGCCTCGACCGGGGGCGGCACGTGCTTGCGGAACACCAGGGCCGCGTTGAGCAGGAGGAAGCCGTGGCGGGTCATGTTGTCCTGCAGCTGTGCCAAGGTCTGGATCGAGCCGTTTTCCTTCGCGCTCGCGGCGACCGGGGCCATCGCAGCGCCGCTGGTCTGGTCGGCCTGTAATTGGCCGTCGGCCACGAGCAGCATCTTCATGAAGTTGCGCAGCGAGGTGGCGCGGTTGACCGGCTTGGACAGGCCGTTGTCGCACCACAGCTCGCCCACCGCGCCGTCCATGAAGCACACGCCGGTGGCGCTTTCGGCGCGCGGATACGGGCCCTCGCCCACCAGCACGAAGCGTACGTCGCCCAGCGGCAGCGCGAAGGCGGCGAACAGGCGGTTTTCGGTGGGAAGGTAGTGGTCGGCGGCTAGCGCGGGAAGGTAGTCCGGGTTGGCCTTCGCGACGGCGTCGAGGCCCTTCAGCAGGATTGGGCGCCAGCTGGGATGGGCAAGCGTCAGCGCGTCCAGGATCTGCGGCGGAATGGAATTGGCGGGCATGGCGGGTGTTGCTGGGGAAAGCCCGGATTTTACCATTTCAATCATGCGTCGAATTTCTTGAAAAAAAGGCATCATCTCGCTTCCCACAGTATGGAGGTTGAGATGCAAACTATTCAAGACGTAATGACCAAGAATGTAAAAAGTGTTTCGCCTGACGAAACTGTGCGTCACGCTGCGGAATTGATGAAGCAGCACGACGTGGGCGCCATTCCCGTCTGCGACGGCAGCAAGCTGGTCGGCATGATCACGGACCGCGACATCACCATCCGCGCCACGGCGGCCGGGCTCGCGCCGAGCACGCGCATCGGCGACGTGATGAGCACGGATGTGCGCACTTGCAAAGCCAACCAGACCGTCGAAGAGGTGCTGGCCGAGATGGGCGACGTGCAGATTCGACGCGTGCCGGTGATCGACCAGGCGTCGCACCAGATGGTTGGCATTGTGTCGCTGGGCGACATGGCGGTGAAGGCGAAGACCCAGACCGACAAGGCGCTGGGCGAGATTTCGGCGCCGGGCGGACAGCAGCAATAAGACAGGATAGGGTCAGGTCCGCGGAACCAGGCGACGGACCTTTGGTGCCGGCAGTAGACTTCGGACTTCGCAAGCGCCGGCGACAAGGGCGGGGTCAGGTCCGCGGGACCTGACCCCATGTTTGTCGCCGCCGCGTGAGTTTTCTATTCAGCGTCCGGTTGCTGCGCCGGATGCGCGGCGACGAAGGCCGGCAGCATCGAACACGTGTCGTTGATGCGTACGATGGTCGGATACGGCGCCAGGTCGATGTCGAAGCGCTGCGCGTTGTACACCTGCGGCGCCAGGAAGCAGTCTGCGATCGTCGGCGTGTCGCCAACGCAGAAGCGCCCCGCCCCGCGCGCCAGCTGCGCCTCCAGGGCGCCGAACCCTTCCTCAATCCAGTGCCGGTACCACGCGTTCTTCGCGTCGTCGTCGATGCCAAGCGTGCGCACCAGGTAGCGCAGCACGCGCAGGTTGTTGACCGGATGGATGTCGCAC
This window of the Massilia sp. R2A-15 genome carries:
- the iscR gene encoding Fe-S cluster assembly transcriptional regulator IscR; this translates as MRLTTKGRFAVTAMIDLALRSGKGPVTLSGISQRQAISLSYLEQLFGKLRRHEIVESIRGPGGGYSLARKADKVTVADIIIAVDEPLDATQCGGKETCHGADAATGTRCMTHDLWATLNEKMVDYLDSVSLQDLVDQQKHKNSEQVVVLHRNAAAVGQD
- a CDS encoding uracil-DNA glycosylase family protein is translated as MPANSIPPQILDALTLAHPSWRPILLKGLDAVAKANPDYLPALAADHYLPTENRLFAAFALPLGDVRFVLVGEGPYPRAESATGVCFMDGAVGELWCDNGLSKPVNRATSLRNFMKMLLVADGQLQADQTSGAAMAPVAASAKENGSIQTLAQLQDNMTRHGFLLLNAALVFRKHVPPPVEARAWLPFLQTVLAALEGTGAKLVLWGKIAEQLKKLPECANLEQLCSEHPYNLSFITHEGMQGLFGPMRLLRAR
- a CDS encoding CBS domain-containing protein, whose protein sequence is MTKNVKSVSPDETVRHAAELMKQHDVGAIPVCDGSKLVGMITDRDITIRATAAGLAPSTRIGDVMSTDVRTCKANQTVEEVLAEMGDVQIRRVPVIDQASHQMVGIVSLGDMAVKAKTQTDKALGEISAPGGQQQ
- the maiA gene encoding maleylacetoacetate isomerase, with the translated sequence MKLHTYFRSSAAYRVRIALNLKGLPYDAVPVHLVKSEHQSPGYRAMNPSALVPTFEDEGATITQSMAIIEYLEETHPQVPLLPRDALGRARVRELAMMIGCDIHPVNNLRVLRYLVRTLGIDDDAKNAWYRHWIEEGFGALEAQLARGAGRFCVGDTPTIADCFLAPQVYNAQRFDIDLAPYPTIVRINDTCSMLPAFVAAHPAQQPDAE